In Penicillium psychrofluorescens genome assembly, chromosome: 5, a single window of DNA contains:
- a CDS encoding uncharacterized protein (ID:PFLUO_007969-T1.cds;~source:funannotate), producing the protein MACKACRTRKIKCDRTRPVCQNCRQRSSNCTYAGERRTRRWTEAGMPSTDSPSTVRRRQPAETRSLLRADQPATLPQMQIPGPNPSCWRPMDPDPMEIEPVNMAGGILSPRLSYESGQMLETPTSSGASQQYDNLLEKILDGDDMECLKDRNPALWVRASDGEEYTGPSSGISTVSDLGLNWVRDNVAESDVLCETIQDIRNGILSHIRQPKCIPQDLPLALLTPSSVSASTRDIAQELPAAQAMVYVEAYFSTVQVIFPVLDRDTFLTQLAAVRAGQSPASTCSWKALYSAVLASGCRATLSEETAEAFKTSGREAWGYFQNALSFESRILHGATDLMAIQAVAVMTIFAQGLSSPQRLEYTLSSIASRLAQSLALNRHPPPEWDLTESEKRERNRVFWVIYCLDKMIGLRCGRPCVIYDEEVSACFPRDVGIIQRGMDTPRAPAGSPPFDFFLCFTKLSRIGGKVSRMLYSATALYTPSSQLVLSLNGLLRDLQAWVHSIPDDIRPGKHLNRMPDAHGLSRDQIVVLHASYYYVLCAIYRRFTPIFTQDHNSLEHLIDSKSHVSHIEAARLVFYYPFTALTTIFINIVSNPPSKSTQSDIALMETVVGFFGRLEYITSGETAFTKTAEFVRQARRVTDMQNNARSCASQRLPNPPASNHTATTASAPRQGHPGTGNDTLETPDAINRDAVATHEQPIDPVSTTVEGLGTLPPQADAETPVGLRMGPASVDFDIGGSQQGQALYADLVSLLAPPSNDEASHINWLGDWVSVG; encoded by the exons ATGGCCTGCAAGGCCTGTCGtacgcgcaagatcaagtGCGATCGAACGCGGCCAGTCTGTCAGAATTGCCGACAGCGGTCGAGCAACTGCACCTACGCCGGCGAGCGGCGCACTCGGCGCTGGACCGAGGCCGGCATGCCCTCCACCGACTCACCGTCCACGGTCCGCCGTCGCCAGCCAGCAGAGACCCGGTCACTGTTGCGTGCGGACCAGCCGGCGACATTACCGCAGATGCAGATTCCCGGCCCCAACCCATCCTGCTGGCGGCCGATGGACCCGGACCCGATGGAGATAGAGCCGGTCAACATGGCAGGCGGCATTCTCTCGCCGAGGCTGTCGTACGAATCGGGACAGATGCTCGAGACGCCTACCAGCTCCGGAGCCAGCCAGCAGTACGACAACCTGctcgagaagatcctcgacggcgacgacATGGAGTGCCTCAAGGACCGCAACCCGGCTCTTTGGGTGCGTGccagcgacggcgaagaGTACACAGGCCCGTCGTCGGGcatctccaccgtctccGATCTGGGCCTCAACTGGGTGCGCGACAACGTGGCCGAGTCCGATGTCCTCTGTGAGACCATCCAGGACATCCGCAACGGAATCCTCAGCCACATCCGCCAGCCCAAGTGTATCCCCCAGGACCTGCCCCTGGCACTGCTGACGCCGTCTAGCGTCAGCGCCAGCACTAGAGACATTGCCCAGGAACTCCCCGCCGCGCAGGCCATGGTTTATGTGGAAGCGTATTTCTCGACCGTCCAGGTCATATTCCCGGTCCTCGACCGCGATACCTTCCTCACCCAGCTGGCGGCAGTGCGAGCAGGTCAGTCTCCAGCCTCCACCTGTTCATGGAAAGCTTTATATAGTGCTGTGCTGGCATCCGGCTGCCGTGCCACGCTTTCCGAGGAGACCGCCGAGGCGTTCAAGACATCAGGGCGGGAGGCCTGGGGCTACTTTCAGAATGCCTTGTCGTTCGAGTCCCGCATCCTGCACGGCGCTACCGACCTCATGGCTATACAGGCCGTAGCCGTCATGACCATTTTCGCCCAAGGGCTGTCGAGCCCGCAGCGGCTCGAATACACGCTCTCTTCGATAGCCTCGCGGCTTGCGCAGAGCCTCGCCCTCAACCGCCATCCGCCACCCGAGTGGGATCTTACTGAGAGCGAGAAGCGCGAGAGAAACAGAGTATTTTGGGTCATATACTGCCTGGATAAGATGATTGGTCTGCGGTGCGGCCGGCCGTGCGTCATCTACGACGAGGAAGTGAGCGCCTGTTTCCCACGCGACGTCGGCATCATCCAACGGGGAATGGACACCCCTAGGGCACCGGCAGGAAGTCCCCCctttgatttcttcctgTGTTTCACCAAGCTCTCGCGCATCGGTGGCAAAGTCTCGCGCATGCTGTACTCGGCAACGGCGCTGTACACGCCCTCCTCTCAGCTTGTCCTGAGTCTCAACGGCCTGCTGAGGGACCTGCAGGCTTGGGTGCATTCGATACCGGATGACATTCGGCCTGGCAAACACCTAAACCGGATGCCGGACGCGCATGGGCTGTCCCGAGACCAGATTGTCGTCCTACATGCATCGTACTACTACGTACTGTGCGCGATCTATCGACGCTTTACGCCCATATTCACCCAAGACCATAACAGCCTGGAGCACCTCATCGACTCAAAGTCGCACGTGTCGCATATAGAGGCCGCCAG GCTCGTTTTCTACTATCCATTTACTGccctcaccaccatcttcatcaacatTGTATCAAACCCACCAAGCAAGTCGACGCAGAGCGATATTGCCCTAATGGAGACTGTGGTTGGATTTTTTGGGCGTCTCGAATACATAACATCTGGAGAAACAGCTTTCACCAAGACGGCTGAGTTTGTTCGACAGGCACGGAGGGTAACAGACATGCAGAATAACGCTCGGAGCTGCGCTAGCCAGAGGCTCCCAAATCCACCCGCTTCTAATCATACCGCGACAACAGCATCCGCACCGCGGCAAGGCCACCCAGGTACAGGGAACGATACGCTAGAGACACCAGACGCGATCAACCGTGATGCCGTCGCCACCCACGAGCAGCCTATAGACCCCGTCAGCACCACGGTTGAAGGGCTTGGGACCCTGCCTCCACAGGCGGATGCAGAGACCCCAGTCGGGCTCCGTATGGGGCCGGCCAGTGTGGACTTCGACATTGGGGGTTCCCAGCAGGGCCAGGCTCTCTACGCAGATCTAGTTAGCCTCTTGGCGCCACCTTCTAATGACGAAGCATCACATATTAACTGGCTGGGAGATTGGGTTTCTGTGGGTTAG